One Equus quagga isolate Etosha38 chromosome 5, UCLA_HA_Equagga_1.0, whole genome shotgun sequence genomic window carries:
- the MRPL33 gene encoding 39S ribosomal protein L33, mitochondrial has product MRQPDSLESATKAKHPAREEHRREAGSRAEVDTGAAGRGRGCRRLPDVLFRNRSVPRKQLLVEGFWSFYGDCGGPVAMFLSAVSCKWGWRPRQQGVRRGREAAIGRPRDRVGRGVRAGREAAASSRLQDYSVRHAPRPSCAGRVGPGGLRCWFWIQLRFAGTVESVAKSKSKTILVKMVSQAGTGFSFNTKRSRLREKLTLLHYDPVVRKKVLFVEQKKIRSL; this is encoded by the exons ATGCGGCAGCCTGATAGCCTAGAGAG CGCCACGAAAGCAAAACACCCAGCGCGTGAAGAACACAGGAGAGAGGCGGGCTCAAGAGCCGAGGTTGATACAGGGGCCGCAGGGCGGGGGCGTGGCTGCAGGCGACTCCCGGATGTCCTCTTCCGGAACAGGTCTGTGCCCCGGAAGCAGTTGTTAGTTGAGGGATTTTGGTCTTTCTACGGAGACTGTGGGGGTCCCGTCGCCATGTTCCTGTCAGCTGTCTCCTGTAAGTGGGGCTGGAGGCCCCGGCAGCAGGGCGTACGGCGAGGGCGGGAGGCCGCGATAGGCAGGCCCCGGGACCGTGTGGGGCGGGGTGTGCGCGCTGGCCGGGAAGCTGCGGCCTCTTCACGCCTTCAGGACTACAGCGTCCGGCATGCCCCGCGGCCCTCCTGTGCGGGACGAGTGGGTCCTGGGGGTCTGCGGTGCTGGTTCTGGATTCAGTTGCGGTTCGCAGGGACTGTGGAGTCAG TTGCCAAGAGCAAGTCAAA aacgATTCTGGTGAAAATGGTGAGCCAAGCTGGGACAGGTTTCTCCTTCAACACTAAGAGAAGCCGACTGCGGGAGAAACTGACTCTGTTGCATTATGATCCAGTTG TGAGAAAAAAAGTCCTCTTTGTGGAACAGAAAAAGATACGCTCCCTCTAA